In one Paraburkholderia megapolitana genomic region, the following are encoded:
- a CDS encoding type II secretion system F family protein has protein sequence MAVDVYRTWARLQFTTQVRLRLYRKIAKMISNGLPLLKVLEELEFRASHEGRKPNEPDAVTLTDWRRVVQNGGMLSEAMEWWVPHTEQMIVMAGEQSGRLEVALQMVSGVVMSGRKIRFAIVGGLIYPTVIFVMTLGYLFLFGKLVIPRFASIVSPDRWHGVAHSLYTMSRFVQSGMIYCVIAVALALVALFYSMPRWAGNVRVVLDRFPPYSVYRLVVGCGFLVAFSSLQAAGFTVEKSLTRLADNAKPWLRQRIDDVLFGVKSGLNVGEAMKTTGYGFPSEEIVDDLCVYAEYKGFAEALQSLADEWMQEGVTIIEAQMRVVNGVAIITLALVLSWLITGFFGIQQEIAAMSRSMH, from the coding sequence ATGGCGGTTGATGTTTATCGGACCTGGGCGCGCCTGCAGTTCACGACCCAGGTGCGGCTGCGGCTCTATCGCAAGATTGCCAAGATGATCAGCAACGGTTTGCCGCTGCTCAAGGTGCTCGAGGAACTCGAATTTCGCGCGTCGCACGAAGGCCGCAAGCCGAACGAACCCGATGCCGTGACGCTCACCGACTGGCGACGTGTGGTGCAGAACGGCGGCATGTTGTCGGAAGCAATGGAGTGGTGGGTGCCGCACACCGAACAGATGATCGTGATGGCCGGCGAACAGTCGGGTCGCCTTGAGGTCGCGTTGCAGATGGTGTCCGGCGTCGTGATGTCGGGACGCAAGATTCGCTTTGCGATTGTCGGCGGGCTGATCTATCCGACCGTGATTTTCGTCATGACGCTCGGCTACCTGTTTCTGTTCGGCAAGCTGGTGATTCCACGTTTCGCGTCGATCGTCAGTCCGGACCGCTGGCATGGCGTCGCGCATTCGCTCTACACGATGTCGCGTTTCGTGCAGAGCGGGATGATCTATTGCGTGATTGCGGTGGCGCTGGCGTTGGTCGCGTTGTTCTATTCGATGCCGCGCTGGGCCGGCAATGTGCGCGTCGTGCTCGATCGGTTTCCGCCGTATTCGGTGTACCGGTTAGTCGTTGGTTGCGGGTTTCTGGTGGCGTTTTCTTCGTTGCAGGCCGCGGGCTTCACCGTCGAGAAATCGCTGACCCGGCTTGCGGACAACGCGAAACCGTGGTTGCGTCAGCGCATCGACGACGTGCTGTTTGGCGTCAAGTCAGGGTTGAACGTCGGCGAAGCGATGAAGACCACGGGTTACGGTTTTCCGTCGGAAGAGATTGTCGACGACCTGTGTGTGTATGCGGAATACAAAGGGTTTGCGGAAGCCCTGCAGTCGCTCGCAGACGAATGGATGCAGGAAGGCGTCACGATCATCGAGGCGCAGATGCGTGTGGTGAACGGCGTGGCGATCATCACGCTGGCACTGGTTTTGTCATGGCTGATTACCGGCTTCTTCGGGATTCAGCAGGAAATTGCCGCCATGTCTCGCTCGATGCATTGA
- a CDS encoding GspE/PulE family protein, producing MATPLYSSGSSKKHVVSPGTSATSASPSPSPSSVVTPLLSPAVAKVQKPDGSELLKPPVSTAPAPEDLLAQLPVALPEQNLVETTLQVPVQPRAEAVPRPAARPLSDAGEYAASAEERKFLCLLDDGTLLVAEGHDMNPFVLSYCARLERLNYRYSTRLASLDIVRRSYQGRRRDGTGERVDHTQMQVVAKNLISRACTERASDIHIRVNRFSTEILFRIHNELIRISEQTREYGERLLATLYSAMASVSDNTYKPNERQDASIGDRDKLPERLFGVRIATAPTSVGSVMVMRLLYNDAGETIALEDLGFTARQSEMIELLKQQPHGMNIISGPTGSGKSTTLQRVLASLIRDMAGSIHVITVEDPVEYPITGAVQTPVVNANSEEARSTAFAAAIANAMRLDPDTIMIGEMRDRASAQSALRASMTGHQVWTTVHANSAIAIADRLTDLGLPLSMVTDETLVTGLISQRLVKLLCQHCAQPFADVMHTLDPALVGRVKRAVGARFDQVRVAGPGCPHCGHGTVGRTVVAEVIRTDTTFSELLREGRKNAAHEYWLREMGGQTVAQHAVEKVAAGLVDPRMAERVVGPLPPASDAERGLFVAGGEGHGG from the coding sequence ATGGCTACTCCGCTGTATTCCTCCGGTTCTTCGAAGAAACACGTCGTCTCACCGGGAACATCTGCCACGTCGGCTTCGCCGTCACCATCGCCGTCGTCGGTCGTGACGCCGCTGTTGTCGCCGGCTGTGGCGAAGGTGCAGAAACCGGACGGCAGCGAGTTGCTCAAGCCGCCGGTTTCGACTGCCCCGGCGCCCGAAGATCTGCTGGCTCAGTTGCCGGTTGCGCTACCCGAGCAGAACCTCGTGGAGACCACGTTGCAGGTGCCGGTGCAACCGCGCGCAGAAGCAGTGCCGCGACCCGCCGCGCGACCGTTGTCGGATGCCGGCGAATATGCGGCGAGTGCCGAAGAGCGCAAGTTCCTCTGCCTGCTCGACGACGGCACACTGCTAGTGGCGGAAGGGCACGACATGAATCCGTTCGTGCTGTCGTATTGCGCGCGGCTCGAACGGCTCAACTATCGCTACTCGACGCGGCTCGCCAGTCTGGATATCGTGCGACGCTCGTACCAGGGTCGGCGCCGCGACGGCACCGGCGAACGCGTCGATCACACGCAGATGCAGGTGGTCGCCAAGAACCTGATTTCCCGCGCCTGCACCGAGCGTGCATCCGACATCCACATTCGCGTGAACCGCTTCAGTACGGAGATCCTGTTCCGGATTCACAACGAACTGATCCGCATCAGCGAACAGACACGCGAGTACGGCGAACGACTGCTCGCCACGCTGTATTCGGCGATGGCCAGCGTATCGGACAACACCTACAAGCCGAACGAGCGCCAGGACGCGAGCATCGGCGATCGCGACAAACTGCCTGAGCGACTGTTCGGCGTGCGGATTGCTACAGCGCCGACCAGCGTCGGCAGTGTGATGGTGATGCGGCTGCTCTACAACGACGCAGGCGAAACCATTGCGCTCGAAGATCTCGGCTTTACCGCGCGGCAGTCGGAGATGATCGAACTGCTCAAGCAGCAGCCGCACGGCATGAACATCATCAGCGGGCCGACTGGTTCGGGCAAATCGACGACATTGCAACGCGTGCTCGCAAGCCTGATTCGCGACATGGCCGGATCGATCCACGTGATCACGGTGGAAGACCCGGTCGAATATCCGATCACGGGTGCGGTGCAGACGCCGGTCGTCAATGCGAACAGCGAAGAGGCCCGTTCCACCGCATTCGCGGCGGCGATCGCCAACGCGATGCGGCTCGATCCCGACACCATCATGATCGGCGAAATGCGCGATCGCGCTTCGGCACAGAGCGCGTTGCGCGCATCGATGACGGGCCACCAGGTGTGGACCACCGTGCACGCCAACAGCGCGATTGCGATTGCAGACCGGTTGACCGATCTAGGCTTGCCGCTGTCGATGGTGACCGATGAAACGTTGGTTACCGGCCTCATCAGCCAGCGTCTCGTCAAGCTGCTGTGTCAACACTGTGCGCAGCCGTTCGCCGACGTGATGCATACGCTCGATCCGGCGCTGGTCGGGCGCGTGAAGCGTGCGGTCGGCGCGCGCTTCGATCAGGTGCGGGTGGCGGGTCCTGGTTGTCCGCATTGCGGTCACGGCACGGTGGGCCGGACCGTCGTTGCAGAGGTGATCCGCACCGACACGACGTTTAGCGAACTGCTGCGCGAAGGTCGCAAGAACGCCGCGCACGAATACTGGCTCCGTGAAATGGGTGGTCAGACCGTTGCGCAGCACGCGGTCGAGAAGGTCGCGGCAGGGCTCGTCGATCCACGTATGGCCGAACGCGTGGTTGGACCGCTGCCACCGGCATCGGACGCCGAGCGTGGGCTCTTTGTCGCAGGCGGGGAAGGCCATGGCGGTTGA
- the pilO2 gene encoding type 4b pilus protein PilO2: MATQIIQIDRYRFVCGLFWQSLSRRHELRTEAIELATRLNFDAMVLRIDRSFAGAGFASTREGAQFGLPSLGAMVSKAIATEGAFYEGRQQPAPNWLGAFSLPDGRWAYFAVRDGAFLPNGDWIGTSDEVFERLHGDYSLGGWNVVIGDPSIESQGFHNFYPRRIEDMIPRRGGKPRLPGWLNLVPVSHKVQRRRLALVAGTGVLIIGLLYAGLLYRAYRQNIERERAFDFARQQLLLHPSTALSKPPPVHPWASAPLPSTFTRYCLDHFEMVGPGGWQLDNYTCNSGSVSYSWSRSDSNVAILLAAEPRAVTDVNGDHASLVTPFSLPAAGDESIVGVHGVRVRLLSAFQLLGVPLRFALQRPMANGQVAADVPPWQAWRFSAQLGELSPRNVMSYLDEPGVRLDTLSYRPGQWTVEGVVYEQ, translated from the coding sequence ATGGCGACGCAAATCATCCAGATCGACCGCTATCGCTTTGTCTGCGGTCTGTTCTGGCAATCGTTATCGCGGCGGCACGAACTGCGCACCGAAGCGATCGAACTCGCGACCCGGCTGAACTTCGATGCGATGGTGCTGCGCATCGATCGCAGCTTCGCGGGCGCCGGTTTTGCGAGCACGCGCGAAGGCGCGCAGTTCGGTTTGCCGTCGCTTGGCGCAATGGTGTCGAAAGCGATCGCGACAGAAGGCGCGTTCTACGAAGGTCGTCAGCAACCGGCACCGAACTGGCTTGGCGCATTCAGTCTGCCGGACGGACGCTGGGCCTATTTCGCGGTACGTGACGGTGCGTTTCTGCCGAACGGCGACTGGATCGGCACGAGCGATGAAGTCTTCGAGCGCCTGCATGGCGACTACAGTCTTGGCGGCTGGAACGTCGTAATCGGCGACCCGAGCATCGAGTCGCAAGGCTTCCACAATTTCTATCCGCGCCGCATCGAGGACATGATTCCGCGACGCGGCGGCAAGCCGCGTCTGCCGGGCTGGCTCAATCTCGTACCGGTATCGCACAAGGTGCAGCGGCGCAGGCTCGCGCTTGTCGCCGGCACTGGTGTGCTGATCATCGGGCTGCTGTACGCGGGGCTGCTGTATCGCGCGTACCGGCAGAACATCGAACGCGAACGTGCCTTCGACTTCGCGCGTCAGCAGTTGCTGCTGCATCCATCGACCGCGCTCAGCAAACCGCCACCCGTGCACCCGTGGGCGAGTGCTCCGCTGCCGTCGACATTTACGCGCTACTGCCTCGATCACTTCGAGATGGTCGGCCCCGGTGGCTGGCAACTCGACAATTACACCTGCAATTCGGGCAGCGTTTCATATAGCTGGTCGCGCAGCGATTCGAACGTGGCGATCCTGCTCGCGGCCGAACCGCGTGCGGTAACCGATGTCAACGGCGACCATGCGTCGCTTGTCACACCGTTCTCGTTGCCGGCCGCGGGAGACGAATCGATTGTCGGCGTGCACGGCGTGCGGGTTCGTCTGCTGTCCGCGTTCCAGTTGCTGGGCGTTCCGCTGCGTTTCGCGCTGCAGCGGCCGATGGCCAACGGACAAGTAGCGGCCGATGTGCCGCCGTGGCAGGCATGGCGGTTTTCCGCGCAGCTCGGCGAACTGTCTCCGCGCAACGTGATGAGTTATCTGGACGAGCCTGGTGTGCGGCTGGACACGCTGTCGTACCGGCCGGGGCAATGGACTGTTGAAGGAGTGGTATATGAACAATAA